The following proteins come from a genomic window of Candidatus Methylomirabilis sp.:
- a CDS encoding alpha-isopropylmalate synthase regulatory domain-containing protein: protein TPLLTSGRVRADEVVVCLATGNGLKDPKAALRVLPSPATIDPSLQEVEKFLKLRLYEIRAAGAKNGDKNLFEQVPSVAEVATRVRQEFGVKLTAEYGGKVRSLIEEFVKKGKPITKADLQYIVENVLKGLSVHKLILTVEDFRVSTSLHGQAEAAVWVLFEGEKVEATAVGVGPVDAVINALKQAALTRGKLSFELIDYNVQINSPGTDASVETTIVMKDAEGNRIVAIGTSPDIIVASVNAFIEGYNLLWLRQKR from the coding sequence TCACGCCGCTGCTCACCAGCGGGCGCGTGAGGGCGGACGAGGTCGTGGTCTGCCTCGCCACAGGGAACGGGCTCAAGGATCCTAAGGCGGCGCTGCGAGTCCTGCCGTCGCCGGCCACGATCGATCCTTCATTGCAGGAGGTCGAAAAGTTCCTGAAGCTGCGACTCTATGAGATCCGGGCCGCCGGGGCCAAGAACGGCGATAAGAACCTGTTTGAGCAAGTCCCGTCGGTGGCCGAGGTCGCCACGAGGGTGCGGCAGGAGTTCGGGGTTAAGCTTACTGCGGAGTACGGGGGCAAGGTGCGGTCGTTGATCGAGGAGTTTGTGAAGAAGGGGAAGCCGATCACCAAGGCGGACCTTCAGTATATCGTGGAGAATGTGCTCAAGGGGCTTTCGGTCCACAAGCTCATCCTCACGGTAGAGGATTTCAGGGTCTCGACGTCGCTTCATGGCCAGGCGGAGGCGGCTGTGTGGGTCCTGTTCGAGGGGGAGAAGGTCGAGGCGACCGCCGTGGGCGTCGGGCCGGTGGATGCGGTCATCAATGCCCTGAAACAGGCCGCCTTGACTAGGGGTAAGCTCTCCTTTGAGTTGATCGACTATAATGTACAGATCAACTCGCCAGGGACCGACGCCTCAGTCGAGACCACCATTGTCATGAAGGACGCCGAAGGGAACCGGATCGTCGCCATCGGGACCTCCCCCGATATTATCGTCGCCTCAGTGAACGCCTTCATAGAAGGCTATA